The following coding sequences lie in one Pseudarthrobacter phenanthrenivorans Sphe3 genomic window:
- a CDS encoding AAA family ATPase, which yields MTMTTEQAAWFADTFEKLVANVGQAVLGKEHVIRLTFTAMLAEGHVLFEDAPGTGKTSLARALAATVQGSNNRIQFTPDLLPSDVTGVTIYDQKTQKFEFHKGPIFNNIVLADEINRASPKTQSALLEVMEESRVTVDGVTYEAGRPFMVLATQNPIEQAGTYRLPEAQLDRFLIKTSIGYPDHASTVRLLGGSNLKDRSQDLSAVITTQAVADMADLAATVHVDTAVLEYISRLCEETRSAPETRLGVSVRGALAMVRAAKVWAAGQGRNFVLPDDVKELAPVVWTHRFVMDPEAEFSGATAEAVLARILADVAAPQQRTNA from the coding sequence ATGACCATGACCACCGAGCAGGCCGCGTGGTTTGCAGACACCTTCGAGAAGCTCGTTGCCAACGTGGGGCAGGCTGTCCTGGGCAAGGAACACGTCATCCGGCTCACCTTCACGGCCATGCTGGCCGAGGGCCACGTCCTGTTCGAGGACGCGCCCGGCACCGGCAAGACGTCATTGGCGCGGGCACTCGCGGCAACGGTGCAGGGCTCGAACAACCGGATCCAGTTCACCCCCGACCTTTTGCCCTCGGACGTCACCGGCGTGACCATCTACGACCAGAAGACGCAGAAGTTCGAGTTCCACAAGGGCCCGATCTTCAACAACATCGTCCTGGCCGATGAAATCAACCGCGCCTCGCCGAAGACCCAGTCGGCGCTGCTGGAGGTCATGGAGGAATCCCGGGTCACGGTTGACGGCGTCACCTACGAGGCCGGACGCCCGTTCATGGTGCTGGCCACCCAGAACCCCATCGAGCAGGCCGGAACCTACCGGCTGCCCGAGGCGCAGCTGGACCGGTTCCTGATTAAGACGTCCATCGGCTACCCGGACCACGCCTCCACCGTCCGGCTGCTGGGCGGCTCCAACCTCAAGGACCGGTCCCAGGACCTGTCCGCCGTCATCACCACCCAGGCGGTGGCTGACATGGCCGACCTCGCCGCCACAGTGCACGTGGACACCGCCGTTCTCGAGTACATCTCCAGGCTCTGCGAAGAGACCCGCAGTGCCCCCGAGACCCGCCTCGGCGTTTCCGTCCGCGGAGCGCTGGCCATGGTCCGCGCCGCGAAGGTGTGGGCTGCAGGGCAGGGGCGGAACTTCGTCCTCCCCGACGACGTCAAGGAACTCGCGCCCGTAGTGTGGACGCACCGCTTCGTCATGGATCCGGAGGCGGAGTTCTCCGGCGCCACGGCCGAAGCCGTCCTGGCGCGGATCCTGGCGGACGTCGCAGCACCGCAGCAGCGAACCAACGCCTGA
- a CDS encoding DUF58 domain-containing protein codes for MSSGTPLTRLAERLKHPFQGDGQPVRLHPSAVWAEGRNTAAMALAPAWRTIRAGWLKYPWPVLSVVSVLGWSVLAAAVLLWTAGQAFGWQEAKAAAIAAFVMFLIAVAFVLGRSSYGVVLDLARTRVAVGDSAVGSIAVSNTSARPLLPAALELPVGNVTAVFHLPRMKPQQIHEDLFTIPTARRAVIVVGPVRSVRADPLHLLRRQVLWTEPEDLFVHPRTVALAGSAAGFIRDLEGMPTTDLSSADVSFHALRDYVPGDDRRHIHWKTTARTNKLMVRQFEETRRAHLAISLSINTDEYASETEFETAISAAASIGRQAIREQRELDVLTQKGPLRCETGRNMLDDMTRIVGVPMRRTAVDLARTLADTVPNASVVFFVVGSHVTATQLRSAAASVPPGVRSLAVRVEAGASPTRANIADLTVLTLGDLNDLAIVLRKAAA; via the coding sequence ATGTCCAGCGGCACCCCGTTGACCCGGCTCGCGGAGCGTCTCAAACATCCCTTCCAGGGGGATGGCCAGCCTGTCCGGCTGCACCCCTCGGCTGTTTGGGCCGAGGGCCGGAACACCGCGGCGATGGCGCTCGCCCCTGCCTGGCGCACCATCCGGGCTGGTTGGCTGAAGTACCCCTGGCCCGTGCTTTCGGTGGTCAGCGTCCTGGGCTGGTCCGTGCTGGCCGCCGCCGTCCTGCTTTGGACCGCCGGGCAGGCGTTCGGCTGGCAGGAGGCAAAGGCAGCGGCCATCGCCGCGTTCGTCATGTTCCTGATTGCCGTGGCCTTCGTCCTGGGCCGCTCGTCCTATGGCGTCGTCCTTGACCTCGCCCGGACCCGGGTGGCGGTAGGCGACAGCGCAGTGGGCAGCATCGCCGTGTCCAATACATCCGCCCGGCCACTGCTGCCGGCCGCACTGGAACTGCCCGTGGGCAATGTCACCGCGGTGTTTCACCTTCCCCGCATGAAACCGCAACAAATCCACGAGGACCTCTTCACCATTCCCACCGCCCGGCGCGCCGTGATCGTGGTGGGGCCCGTCCGGTCCGTGCGGGCAGACCCCCTGCACTTACTGCGGCGGCAGGTCCTGTGGACGGAACCCGAAGACCTCTTCGTCCACCCGCGGACAGTGGCCCTGGCCGGTTCGGCTGCCGGCTTCATCCGCGACCTCGAAGGAATGCCCACCACGGACCTGTCCAGCGCTGACGTTTCCTTCCATGCCCTTCGGGACTACGTGCCCGGCGACGACCGGCGGCACATCCACTGGAAGACCACAGCCCGGACCAACAAGCTCATGGTCCGTCAGTTCGAGGAAACCCGCCGGGCGCACCTGGCCATCTCACTGTCCATCAATACGGATGAATACGCCTCCGAAACCGAATTCGAGACGGCCATCTCTGCCGCGGCGTCCATAGGCCGGCAGGCGATCCGCGAACAGCGCGAACTGGACGTCCTCACCCAGAAAGGCCCGCTGCGGTGCGAAACCGGGCGGAACATGCTTGATGACATGACCAGGATTGTGGGCGTGCCCATGCGCCGCACCGCCGTCGACCTCGCCCGGACCCTGGCAGATACGGTCCCCAACGCCTCGGTGGTCTTCTTCGTGGTGGGCAGCCACGTGACTGCCACGCAGCTGCGGTCCGCCGCCGCATCCGTGCCGCCGGGCGTCCGCAGCCTCGCCGTAAGGGTGGAAGCCGGAGCCTCGCCCACCAGGGCCAACATTGCGGACCTCACCGTGCTGACGCTTGGGGACCTGAACGATCTTGCCATTGTGCTGAGAAAGGCCGCAGCATGA
- a CDS encoding transglutaminase family protein has translation MTSTEGLRPRTGARPSRQRAGRGAALAQDSSAFATGQPAWHFLVDAGAMTALLGLGLLGFGLSFGGDPYYLVSGFGGIILGLAIGAANAHLRLGLLITTALALGAYLVFGTLLAVPDSAIAGFVPTLDSLRTLLLGVVFAWKDMLTVGVPVGTAGGVLIVPFLSSLITALVAAILTWRLKSPYFPLLPVLVLFVTGIAFSTNAAFLTLERGIGLTVLGIAWATFRRDALRRSSTRKVAVNNPQADSATAQRARIRRLGMAAGVIAASVAVTALSAPLVTAGSERKVLRNVVVPPFDPKDYITPLASFRTFVKDKKDDTLFVVKGLPRDGRIRLGALDAFNGTNYTMDPNGSGNFSKVGDTESINTLANTSGVVATNDYAINITVEDYQGFFVPGGRKTTGLSFADSASAAASGLYFNSGTDTAVTTNGLSRGDSYRVQVSDPVKLEHGQLTQYDFAKLSLPDAVEVPPVVGSQANDLSSDAPTAIDRVRQIEAHFQKTGAFSNGLVSEGQLPSVSGHGSARIRNLLTAKQMLGDDEQYAVAMSLMLRHLGIPSRVVMGFYPEPTSPENGAGEVRITGKDVHAWVEVAFERVGWVSFDPTPPKDNIPIPPDPENKSKPKPQVLQPPPPPQEPADLPPDSSPDALDADQKKNNPWLFWGALLGALGIALIPVGILALPLLLIALLKARRRKSRFSDGHPAQRVGGGWSEVVSLATDMGAALDTRATRRESAAVLAEAFPAVGGTTTMLARRADASIFGAGQPSEDEVREYWTIVDSSLKEMTSTAGFWHRQQARFSPRSLLADARNALALRGKGALPALAALTPAARRRRPEGTGAVGWPGEGSNPALPPVHEHREQPPAQQPPAGEPSGQETPAGDPQGKDHGNHER, from the coding sequence ATGACGTCCACAGAAGGACTGCGTCCCCGCACCGGGGCGCGCCCCTCCCGGCAGCGTGCCGGCCGGGGAGCGGCCCTGGCCCAGGACAGTTCCGCTTTCGCCACCGGCCAGCCGGCCTGGCATTTCCTGGTGGACGCCGGGGCCATGACCGCACTGCTGGGGCTGGGGCTGCTCGGCTTCGGACTCAGTTTCGGCGGCGACCCGTACTACCTTGTCTCCGGCTTCGGCGGCATCATCCTTGGCCTGGCAATCGGCGCCGCCAACGCGCACCTGCGGCTCGGGCTCCTCATCACCACCGCCCTCGCCCTCGGCGCCTACCTGGTCTTCGGCACGCTGCTTGCGGTGCCGGACTCGGCAATCGCCGGCTTCGTCCCCACGCTCGACTCGCTGCGCACCCTGCTGCTGGGCGTGGTGTTTGCGTGGAAGGACATGCTGACTGTCGGTGTCCCCGTGGGGACCGCGGGCGGCGTCCTGATCGTCCCCTTCCTGAGTTCCCTGATCACCGCGCTGGTGGCCGCCATCCTGACGTGGCGCCTCAAAAGTCCGTACTTCCCCCTCCTGCCGGTGCTGGTCCTGTTCGTCACCGGCATTGCGTTCAGCACCAATGCGGCCTTCCTCACCCTCGAGCGCGGCATCGGCCTGACGGTACTGGGCATCGCCTGGGCAACGTTCCGTCGGGATGCGCTCCGGAGAAGCAGCACCCGGAAAGTTGCCGTCAACAATCCTCAGGCGGATTCCGCCACGGCACAACGGGCCAGGATCCGGAGGCTGGGGATGGCAGCCGGGGTCATCGCAGCCAGCGTGGCCGTCACGGCGTTGTCCGCCCCGCTGGTGACTGCCGGCAGTGAGCGGAAGGTCCTGCGGAACGTGGTGGTCCCGCCCTTCGATCCGAAGGACTACATCACGCCGCTGGCCAGTTTCCGCACGTTTGTGAAGGACAAGAAGGACGACACCCTGTTCGTGGTCAAGGGCTTGCCCCGGGACGGACGCATCCGCCTGGGTGCGCTGGATGCCTTCAACGGTACCAATTACACGATGGATCCCAACGGCTCGGGCAACTTCAGCAAGGTGGGGGATACCGAGTCGATCAACACCCTCGCCAATACCTCCGGGGTGGTGGCCACCAACGATTACGCCATCAACATCACTGTCGAGGACTACCAGGGATTCTTCGTCCCAGGCGGCCGCAAGACCACCGGCCTGAGCTTTGCTGACAGCGCCTCGGCTGCCGCGTCAGGCCTGTACTTCAACTCCGGCACGGATACTGCCGTGACCACAAACGGGCTGTCCCGCGGCGATTCCTACCGGGTCCAGGTGTCGGATCCGGTGAAGCTCGAGCACGGGCAGCTGACTCAGTACGACTTTGCGAAACTGTCCCTGCCCGACGCCGTCGAAGTGCCGCCCGTGGTGGGTTCGCAGGCCAATGACCTTTCCTCGGATGCCCCCACTGCCATTGACCGGGTGCGCCAGATTGAGGCGCACTTCCAAAAAACAGGTGCCTTCAGCAACGGCCTGGTCAGTGAAGGCCAGCTCCCCAGCGTCTCCGGCCACGGTTCAGCCAGGATCAGGAACCTGCTCACGGCCAAGCAGATGCTCGGCGACGACGAACAGTATGCCGTGGCCATGTCGCTGATGCTGCGCCACCTTGGCATTCCATCGCGCGTGGTGATGGGCTTCTACCCTGAGCCCACCAGTCCGGAGAACGGCGCTGGCGAGGTCAGGATCACCGGCAAGGACGTGCACGCGTGGGTGGAGGTGGCCTTTGAACGTGTGGGCTGGGTGAGCTTCGATCCCACGCCGCCCAAGGACAACATCCCCATCCCGCCGGATCCGGAGAACAAGTCCAAGCCCAAGCCCCAGGTTCTGCAGCCGCCGCCCCCGCCGCAGGAGCCCGCTGACCTTCCGCCTGACTCGTCACCCGACGCCCTGGACGCGGACCAGAAGAAGAACAACCCCTGGCTTTTCTGGGGAGCGCTTCTGGGCGCGCTGGGGATTGCCCTGATCCCGGTCGGGATCCTTGCGTTGCCGCTCCTGCTCATCGCCCTGCTTAAAGCACGACGGCGGAAGTCGCGGTTCAGCGACGGCCATCCCGCCCAGCGAGTGGGCGGAGGATGGAGCGAGGTGGTCAGCCTGGCAACAGACATGGGGGCGGCACTGGACACCCGGGCCACCCGGCGTGAAAGCGCTGCCGTCCTGGCGGAGGCATTCCCGGCCGTGGGTGGCACCACCACCATGCTGGCCAGGCGCGCGGACGCGTCCATCTTCGGGGCGGGCCAGCCCAGCGAGGACGAGGTGCGGGAGTACTGGACCATTGTGGACAGCTCCCTCAAGGAAATGACTTCCACTGCCGGCTTCTGGCACCGGCAGCAGGCAAGGTTCTCGCCGCGCTCGCTCCTTGCCGATGCGCGCAACGCCTTGGCGCTCCGGGGCAAGGGGGCGTTGCCTGCCCTGGCAGCCCTTACTCCGGCCGCCCGCCGGCGCCGCCCCGAGGGGACGGGTGCAGTGGGATGGCCAGGGGAGGGCAGCAACCCGGCCCTGCCTCCGGTGCACGAACACCGGGAGCAACCGCCCGCACAGCAACCGCCGGCCGGGGAACCTTCCGGCCAAGAAACCCCAGCCGGGGATCCCCAAGGCAAGGACCACGGGAACCATGAGCGCTGA
- a CDS encoding RDD family protein: MAVNLQLVPAAAGKRLGAAVIDWLPPLAVLVVTFAVGFAGITRSRSGQFIVYDTGSLVLFGGIGLGLALVYLFVVMGIEARTGKTPGNLAMGIRSADNDGYAPGAGAVFLRGLITGAGVLLAVLAAILVVVFKWFGTALFILAPLLLAGAAWAVLVVVSNNWDKNGRLRGWHDKAAKTLAFDVKAGRDPVTTGGIQGPYSFAPLDLPPVQQVLSPVAGAAARAHSAPAQAASALHPPAQAGSVQSPAPLNPQPQPQLQPQTMPSQTMPYTAPSSFAPPSGPAVGAPAPVGQGHRQPVDDEDVERTQVRPGAGGPPPVAVLRIRLDDGRDFQLDRSVLLGRNPVGQAGEQHAQLLAVEDPGRSISKTHLHLLTDGAGVWVTDRNSTNGSAVTAPNGVRTPLVPGVPTFVTPGSSVHFGDRTFYLGQA; the protein is encoded by the coding sequence ATGGCAGTGAACCTTCAGCTTGTTCCGGCTGCCGCCGGCAAGCGGCTAGGCGCTGCGGTCATCGACTGGCTGCCGCCGCTGGCAGTGCTGGTGGTGACGTTCGCCGTCGGCTTTGCCGGGATCACCCGCAGCCGCAGCGGGCAATTCATCGTGTACGACACCGGGTCGCTGGTGTTGTTCGGGGGCATTGGACTCGGCCTGGCCTTGGTGTACCTGTTCGTTGTCATGGGAATCGAAGCCAGGACCGGCAAGACGCCCGGAAACCTCGCCATGGGCATCCGGAGCGCGGACAACGACGGCTATGCGCCCGGCGCCGGGGCAGTTTTCCTCCGCGGCCTCATTACCGGTGCCGGCGTGCTGCTGGCCGTGCTGGCAGCGATCCTGGTGGTGGTCTTCAAATGGTTCGGCACTGCGCTGTTCATCCTGGCGCCCCTGCTGCTGGCCGGCGCCGCCTGGGCCGTGCTGGTGGTGGTGTCCAACAACTGGGACAAGAACGGCCGCCTTCGCGGCTGGCACGATAAAGCCGCAAAAACCCTCGCCTTCGATGTAAAGGCGGGGCGCGATCCCGTGACAACCGGTGGTATCCAGGGCCCGTACAGCTTCGCGCCGCTGGACCTGCCGCCTGTCCAGCAGGTGCTGTCCCCGGTGGCAGGCGCCGCAGCCCGGGCCCACAGTGCACCTGCCCAGGCCGCGTCTGCCCTGCACCCCCCGGCGCAGGCCGGATCCGTGCAGTCCCCGGCTCCCCTGAACCCGCAGCCGCAGCCGCAGCTGCAGCCGCAGACCATGCCGTCGCAGACGATGCCATACACCGCCCCGTCCTCTTTCGCGCCGCCGTCAGGTCCCGCCGTCGGAGCACCTGCGCCTGTTGGCCAGGGCCACCGGCAGCCGGTGGACGACGAGGACGTCGAACGCACCCAGGTCCGGCCAGGAGCGGGCGGGCCTCCGCCGGTGGCGGTCCTTCGGATCAGGCTCGACGACGGCCGCGACTTCCAGCTCGACCGCAGCGTCCTGCTGGGCCGGAACCCCGTAGGCCAGGCAGGCGAGCAGCATGCCCAGCTGCTGGCAGTCGAGGATCCGGGCCGCTCCATCTCCAAGACCCACCTCCACCTCCTGACCGATGGTGCCGGAGTGTGGGTGACGGACCGGAATTCCACGAACGGCAGCGCGGTCACGGCCCCGAACGGTGTCCGCACGCCCCTCGTGCCCGGTGTTCCCACTTTTGTTACCCCCGGATCCAGCGTCCACTTCGGGGACCGTACCTTTTACCTAGGACAGGCATGA
- a CDS encoding PP2C family protein-serine/threonine phosphatase, which yields MNQQPANVPSSFETGLRLSYGYGTDRGLRRELNEDSYIASDPVFAVADGMGGHEAGEVASGMCVRALAAIPQLATGERSVTAAVLQQYLVTADNSIREATGARAGTTLTGAVVVEQMGMPYWLVMNIGDSRTYRLSQGRFEQISVDHSEVQELVDAGEITAEEATVHPRRHVVTRALGTGDETEADYWLLPVEEGDRVMVCSDGLTGELTDEHILRILSTVGDPQEATDALIQAALRNGGSDNVTVIVVDARNVLNDDGAATTAPRQAAGDADEDTLPRARAQGRQAAQPLSHEEAGTASGESSESTDGRH from the coding sequence ATGAACCAACAGCCCGCCAATGTTCCCTCCAGCTTCGAGACAGGCTTGCGCCTGAGCTACGGCTACGGGACGGACCGGGGACTCCGCCGGGAGCTCAACGAGGATTCCTACATTGCATCCGATCCGGTGTTCGCGGTGGCCGACGGCATGGGAGGCCATGAAGCCGGCGAGGTCGCCAGCGGCATGTGTGTCCGTGCCCTGGCGGCCATACCCCAGCTCGCCACAGGCGAACGGAGTGTGACGGCTGCGGTCCTCCAGCAGTACCTGGTCACGGCGGACAACTCCATCCGCGAGGCGACCGGCGCGCGCGCCGGGACCACCCTCACGGGTGCCGTGGTGGTGGAACAAATGGGCATGCCCTACTGGCTGGTGATGAACATCGGCGATTCCCGCACCTACCGCCTCAGCCAGGGGCGGTTCGAGCAGATCAGTGTGGACCATTCCGAGGTCCAGGAACTCGTGGATGCGGGTGAAATTACTGCGGAGGAAGCCACTGTGCACCCCCGCCGGCACGTGGTGACCCGCGCCTTGGGGACCGGCGACGAGACCGAGGCCGACTACTGGCTGCTTCCGGTGGAGGAAGGGGACCGTGTCATGGTGTGCTCGGACGGGCTCACCGGTGAACTGACGGACGAGCACATCCTTCGGATCCTCAGCACGGTAGGCGATCCCCAGGAGGCCACCGACGCCCTCATCCAGGCGGCCCTGCGCAACGGGGGCAGCGATAACGTCACCGTCATCGTGGTGGACGCCAGGAACGTCCTGAACGACGACGGCGCTGCCACCACCGCGCCCCGGCAGGCCGCCGGAGACGCTGACGAAGATACGCTGCCCCGTGCGCGTGCCCAGGGACGGCAGGCTGCGCAGCCGTTATCCCACGAGGAGGCCGGAACGGCGTCCGGGGAGAGCAGTGAAAGCACCGATGGCCGGCACTAG
- a CDS encoding FHA domain-containing protein, giving the protein MAGTSYVPGAWLGILRSRTAVLLGPDTPPVMARAVWDLLASKPQVHEVLHALTSSSGGSLTQIPSFGMLDFSGTLRVFLRGDLDLAVELPGGPVELDGRDVTTWNERRFALAGSCRLTVPGAGPGDRPELPLGEGMVLLQSLSIALAPGLQELQPAQPAPAAVPVNSAGIADIHPAEPANADVQDTTIAPEQEASAETVLGLPDDDTHLDGAAPAQDPSVTGGRDATGQDTAGQDMAGQDTAGQDMAGQDTAGQETAGQGGNDQTTSYDHLWERTVMRSIEDAAVRDETETDKALIAGAIPAVQGGAQLPIAAPDDSSASDDTSAQAGTEEEEAAPASASAPQPAAPVRPAAVLIDSVPWRTGTGTTPVAGTTPGAGTARGAGTAPGEDPATPQAPTPASPPNTAGPAAGTAADRQHPAFTAFDGDHDGQTVLKSNVGTAGGHSASVAADDAAGGPTVLARVCSQGHANPPTRAQCAGCGAALLPDAVQVPRPRLGRVRVSTGELLDLDQSLVIGRQPSVSRVQGGSMPRLVQVPSPEGDISRSHVEVRLEGWHVMLCDLKATNGTVLVREGQPPRRLAQNEMAILLDGDIAELGDNISLRFEEIP; this is encoded by the coding sequence ATGGCCGGCACTAGCTACGTTCCGGGCGCATGGCTGGGGATCCTCCGCTCCCGCACCGCTGTCCTCCTGGGCCCGGACACTCCGCCGGTCATGGCACGCGCCGTATGGGACCTGCTGGCGAGCAAACCGCAGGTGCACGAGGTGCTCCACGCCCTCACCAGCAGCTCGGGAGGATCACTCACGCAGATTCCGTCGTTTGGCATGCTCGACTTCTCCGGAACTTTGCGGGTGTTCCTCCGCGGTGACCTCGACCTCGCCGTGGAACTCCCGGGCGGCCCCGTGGAACTTGACGGGCGGGACGTAACCACCTGGAACGAGCGGCGGTTCGCCCTGGCCGGATCATGCCGTCTGACTGTTCCAGGCGCAGGGCCGGGGGACCGGCCGGAGCTGCCCCTGGGGGAAGGCATGGTCCTGCTGCAGTCCCTGTCCATCGCGCTGGCTCCGGGACTACAGGAACTGCAGCCTGCCCAGCCTGCACCTGCGGCCGTTCCGGTTAATTCCGCGGGCATAGCTGATATCCATCCCGCGGAGCCGGCCAATGCCGACGTCCAGGACACGACGATCGCGCCGGAGCAGGAAGCGTCCGCCGAAACTGTTCTGGGCCTCCCCGACGACGATACGCACCTTGATGGGGCCGCCCCTGCTCAAGACCCGAGCGTGACAGGTGGCAGGGACGCAACCGGGCAGGACACGGCCGGACAGGACATGGCCGGGCAGGACACAGCCGGACAGGACATGGCCGGGCAGGACACGGCCGGACAGGAGACGGCCGGACAGGGCGGCAATGACCAGACCACTTCGTACGACCACTTGTGGGAGCGCACCGTCATGCGGAGCATCGAGGACGCCGCGGTCCGCGACGAGACCGAAACGGATAAGGCGTTGATTGCCGGCGCCATTCCCGCGGTCCAGGGAGGCGCGCAGCTTCCGATTGCTGCTCCGGATGACTCCTCTGCTTCGGATGACACCTCAGCCCAGGCCGGAACAGAGGAGGAAGAGGCCGCACCGGCTTCAGCTTCCGCCCCGCAACCGGCGGCCCCAGTCCGGCCGGCCGCTGTCCTGATTGATTCGGTGCCGTGGCGGACCGGAACCGGCACAACGCCCGTAGCCGGAACAACGCCGGGTGCCGGAACAGCGCGGGGTGCTGGAACAGCGCCCGGGGAAGATCCAGCCACGCCGCAGGCACCCACGCCCGCTTCGCCGCCCAACACCGCCGGACCTGCGGCGGGCACCGCAGCGGACCGGCAGCATCCGGCCTTTACCGCCTTTGACGGTGACCACGACGGACAGACGGTTCTGAAGAGCAACGTCGGTACGGCCGGCGGGCACTCCGCCTCCGTTGCTGCCGACGACGCGGCAGGCGGTCCCACCGTCCTCGCCCGGGTCTGCAGCCAGGGCCACGCGAACCCGCCCACCCGCGCCCAGTGCGCCGGCTGCGGCGCCGCGCTGCTGCCGGACGCCGTGCAGGTTCCCCGCCCCCGCCTCGGACGGGTGCGCGTGTCCACTGGCGAGCTCCTGGACCTCGACCAGTCGCTGGTAATCGGAAGGCAACCGTCCGTGTCCAGGGTCCAGGGCGGCAGCATGCCCCGGCTGGTCCAGGTGCCAAGTCCGGAAGGGGACATCTCGCGCTCGCATGTGGAGGTCCGCCTGGAGGGCTGGCACGTCATGCTGTGCGACCTGAAAGCCACCAACGGCACGGTCCTGGTACGGGAAGGCCAGCCTCCGCGCCGCCTCGCCCAGAACGAGATGGCCATCCTTCTGGACGGGGACATCGCTGAGTTGGGAGACAACATCTCGTTGCGTTTTGAGGAGATTCCTTGA